The following coding sequences lie in one Hoplias malabaricus isolate fHopMal1 chromosome 14, fHopMal1.hap1, whole genome shotgun sequence genomic window:
- the hdac6 gene encoding histone deacetylase 6 gives MDLSNPTPPKGPKCSNRSPKNPQQIPAKRENSKPNPKQSLQEARRKGRMDRGKAEEEMINKLKNMDLRNRSTANGTGLIYSDEFSRHFCLWDVSHPECPERMTTIVELMKKEGLLSRCVHVETRAASEEELSLVHTKEYIDQMRSTQKMTEQELKSVSDGYDSVYLNTDTFTCASLAVGSVLQLVDKVMTSELRNGFSVSRPPGHHAHTNKMNGYSMFNNLAVAARYAQTKHSVQRILIVDWDVHHGQGIQYTFQEDPSVLYFSVHRYEDGSFWPHLPESDSNAVGSGPGEGYNINVPWNKTGMQDGDYVAAFQRLLLPIAYEFQPQLVLVSAGFDSLIGDPKGEMSASPQCFSVLTHMLMGLAQGRVVLALEGGYNLQATAEGACASLRSLLGDPCPHLTSPGVPSESALKSISKTISSLYSFWSSLQILEGGPLSEAEPLPSAICVERQESSSSGTGLVYDQRMMEHYNMWNSHHPELPQRISRIFSRHEELGFVKRCQQIPARLATEEELALCHGLAHIATIKSTEQMKTRDLHKLSDEYNSIYICTESYKSALLAAGACFNSAQAILTGQVRNGVAIVRPPGHHAEKDTACGFCFFNNAALTARYAQSITHNALRILILDWDVHHGNGTQHIFEEDDSVLYISLHRYEDGTFFPFSEDGNFDKVGIGRGAGYNVNIPWNGAKMGDPEYLAAFHNIVMPIAREFAPELVLVSAGFDAARGDPLGGFQVTPEGYAHLTHQLMSLAAGQVLIILEGGYNLNSISESMAMCTSMLLGDLPPMLPPMPPPHSSAAITINNVLRTHAPYWRSLRIQIPESLRLSLPSPQPKNKRTSAGKSKKSPRQVTPKPSPSQQQQERSPLMTSPASPPSAQEDSGLDELTQGLHSLDLSSSASDNSSPTSLAVGGARPKVKTSSQRDVILTEEVSPVKELERNREEPSVKESTPIKEEKRSVPEVAEDAVSMGDQEASGMLEGACGYTKKSVFELVCGAVDMGGDTMYVVDPLAWCPHLESVRSLPAGGIDVFRPCEECGADSENWICLICYKVLCGRFVNEHMVTHGQVSGHPLVLSFADLSVWCYPCESYVHNKVLYEAKNAAHLAKFGEEIPPIN, from the exons ATGGATTTATCAAATCCCACTCCACCAAAAGGGCCAAAATGCTCCAATCGTTCTCCAAAAAACCCCCAACAAATCCCTGCAAAA aGAGAAAACAGCAAACCTAACCCTAAGCAGAGTCTCCAGGAGGCCAGGAGGAAGGGCAGAATGGACAGAGGCAAAGCAGAAGAGGAGATGATCAACAAGCTCAAAAACATG GATTTGCGAAACAGGTCCACGGCAAATGGAACAGGCCTAATTTACTCCGATGAATTTTCTCGCCATTTCTGCCTCTGGGATGTCAG CCACCCAGAGTGTCCAGAGAGAATGACCACTATAGTGGAACTGATGAAGAAGGAGGGGTTACTGTCTCGCTGTGTGCACGTTGAG acGAGAGCAGCATCAGAAGAGGAGCTTTCCCTGGTTCACac GAAAGAGTACATTGATCAGATGAGGTCAACTCAGAAGATGACAGAACAGGAGTTAAAGTCTGTCTCTGATGGCTATGACTCTGTCTACCTCAACACT GATACTTTCACCTGTGCCTCTCTAGCTGTTGGGTCTGTCCTACAACTGGTCGATAAGGTTATGACATCTGAGCTTCGAAATGGCTTCTCTGTGTCCAG GCCCCCAGGACACCATGCCCACACCAACAAGATGAATGGATACTCTATGTTCAATAACCTCGCAGTGGCAGCTCGTTATGCTCAGACTAAACACTCTGTGCAGCG GATTCTGattgtggattgggatgttcaTCATGGCCAAGGAATCCAGTACACCTTCCAGGAGGATCCCAG TGTTCTGTATTTTTCTGTGCATCGTTATGAGGATGGTTCATTTTGGCCCCACTTACCGGAATCGGACAGCAATGCTGTGGGTTCTGGACCAGGAGAAGGTTACAATATCAATGTGCCGTGGAACAAG ACAGGAATGCAGGATGGAGACTATGTAGCTGCATTTCAGAGACTTCTCCTGCCCATAGCATATGAG TTTCAACCCCAGCTTGTGCTTGTTTCAGCAGGCTTTGATTCTTTGATTGGTGACCCCAAG GGTGAAATGTCTGCAAGTCCCCAGTGTTTCTCTGTACTGACTCACATGCTGATGGGGCTGGCTCAGGGTAGAGTAGTGCTTGCACTGGAG GGTGGATATAACCTGCAGGCCACAGCAGAAGGTGCCTGTGCTAGTTTGAGGTCACTCTTAGGTGACCCCTGCCCTCATCTGACCTCTCCAGGAGTCCCAAGTGAGAG TGCTCTGAAGTCCATCTCTAAGACCATCTCGTCTCTCTATTCATTTTGGAGCAGCCTGCAGATACTGG AGGGGGGCCCTCTCTCTGAGGCAGAGCCCCTGCCCTCAGCTATTTGTGTTGAGAGACAAGAGTCTTCCTCAAGCGGTACTGGTCTTGTGTATGATCAGCGCATGATGGAGCACTATAACATGTGGAACAG CCATCATCCAGAGCTCCCTCAGAGAATCTCTCGGATCTTTTCTCGTCATGAAGAGTTAGGGTTTGTCAAGCGCTGCCAACAGATACCGGCTCGTTTGGCCACAGAGGAGGAACTTGCGCTCTGTCATGG CTTGGCACATATAGCCACTATAAAGAGCACAGAGCAGATGAAGACCAGAGACCTGCACAAGCTCTCAGATGAATATAATTCCATCTACATTTGTACTGAGAGCTACAAGAGTGCGTTGCTGGCAGCCGGTGCCTGCTTCAACTCAGCCCAGGCGATTCTCACAGGCCAG GTGAGGAATGGTGTAGCTATTGTGCGTCCCCCTGGACATCATGCCGAGAAAGACACAGCATGTGGTTTCTGCTTCTTCAATAATGCTGCTCTGACTGCCCGTTATGCCCAGAGCATTACCCACAATGCCCTGCGTATACTCATACTTGACTGGGATGTGCACCATGGCAATGGCACCCAGCATATCTTTGAGGAGGATGACAG CGTCTTGTACATCTCTCTTCATCGCTATGAAGATGGAACGTTCTTCCCTTTTTCAGAGGATGGTAATTTTGATAAGGTGGGAATAGGGAGGGGAGCAGGATATAATGTCAACATCCCCTGGAATGGAGCAAAGATGGGGGACCCAGAATACCTTGCAGCTTTCCACAACATTGTGATGCCTATAGCGCGTGAG TTTGCCCCAGAGCTGGTGTTGGTGTCAGCTGGGTTTGACGCAGCACGGGGTGATCCTTTGGGTGGGTTCCAGGTGACCCCAGAGGGTTATGCCCATTTAACCCACCAGCTGATGAGTCTTGCTGCAGGACAAGTGTTGATCATCCTGGAG GGTGGCTACAACCTCAACTCCATCTCTGAGTCCATGGCCATGTGCACTAGTATGCTCCTTGGAGATTTGCCCCCAATGCTGCCCCCTATGCCCCCTCCTCACTCAAGTGCTGCAATTACCATCAACAACGTCCTGCGGACTCACGCTCCTTACTGGCGATCACTCAGAATACAGA TCCCAGAGTCTCTGCGGTTGTCCTTGCCGTCCCCTCAACCCAAGAACAAACGAACCTCAGCAGGGAAAAGCAAAAAGTCTCCACGTCAGGTCACTCCTAAACCAAGTCCCagtcagcagcagcaggaacGATCCCCATTAATGACTTCACCAGCATCGCCTCCTTCAGCCCAGGAGGACTCAGGCTTGGACGAGCTCACTCAGGGCCTGCACTCGCTGGACCTCAGCTCATCTGCCTCTGACAACTCCAGCCCAACATCTTTAGCTGTCGGAGGAGCACGACCCAAAGTAAAGACCAGTTCGCAGAGGGACGTCATTTTGACAGAGGAAGTGTCACCTGTTAAAGAgttggagagaaacagagaagaacCCAGTGTGAAGGAGTCCACACCCATCAAAGAGGAGAAACGG TCAGTCCCAGAGGTAGCAGAAGATGCTGTTTCCATGGGTGACCAGGAGGCGAGTGGCATGCTGGAGGGAGCCTGTGGCTATACGAAGAAATCTGTCTTTGAGCTTGTGTGTGGTGCTGTGGATATGGGCGGG GACACTATGTATGTGGTAGACCCACTGGCATGGTGCCCGCACCTGGAATCAGTGCGGTCTCTGCCAGCAGGGGGCATTGACGTGTTTCGGccgtgtgaggagtgtggggctGACTCAGAGAACTGGATCTGTCTCATCTGCTACAAG GTGTTGTGTGGTCGTTTCgtaaatgagcacatggtgacCCATGGCCAGGTGTCCGGTCACCCTCTAGTTCTCAGCTTCGCTGACCTGTCTGTGTGGTGCTACCCATGTGAATCCTACGTCCACAACAAG gTGCTGTATGAAGCTAAGAATGCTGCTCATCTCGCCAAGTTTGGGGAGGAAATTCCCCCCATCAACTAA
- the lhfpl4b gene encoding LHFPL tetraspan subfamily member 3 protein isoform X3 codes for MQPHATEVARLYQTEFIRSARAVGVLWAVCTLCFAVIEVVILIQPSWVGTRELRYRGGGGGSAPQAGTLGLFEVCVESDWPVPECRGSLRTLTPLPAFQSPAVLVCMSLTMVWASVGCLCLFRFCNAATVYKICAWLQLTAGFCLALACVLFPDSWECAEMRALCGESVTSFSAGNCSVHWAYVLAMLGVLDAAILSTLAFVLGNRQDALLPDDAKDGEVTGLLLEA; via the exons ATGCAGCCCCACGCGACAGAGGTGGCGCGTCTCTACCAGACGGAGTTTATCCGCAGTGCCCGAGCTGTGGGTGTCCTGTGGGCTGTGTGCACGCTCTGCTTCGCTGTCATCGAGGTGGTCATCTTAATCCAGCCGTCCTGGGTGGGCACAAGAGAGCTGCGATACCGTGGCGGGGGCGGGGGTTCAGCCCCTCAGGCTGGGACGCTGGGTCTGTTCGAGGTGTGTGTAGAGTCAGACTGGCCCGTGCCTGAGTGCAGAGGATCTCTCCGCACCCTGACCCCTCTGCCCGCCTTCCAGTCCCCTGCTGTGCTGGTCTGCATGTCCCTGACCATGGTATGGGCCAGTGTCGGCTGCCTATGTCTCTTTCGCTTCTGCAATGCTGCCACCGTGTATAAAATCTGCGCCTGGCTGCAGCTGACGGCAG GTTTCTGTCTGGCTCTGGCATGCGTGTTGTTCCCGGACTCATGGGAGTGTGCGGAGATGAGAGCTCTGTGTGGAGAGAGTGTGACCAGCTTCTCTGCAGGGAACTGCTCTGTCCACTGGGCCTATGTTCTAGCCATGCTGGGGGTGCTGGACGCTGCAATCCTTTCCACGCTTGCTTTTGTCCTTGGAAATCGGCAAGATGCACTTCTCCCAGATGATGCCAAGGATGGTGAgg TGACTGGGCTGCTGCTGGAGGCATaa
- the lhfpl4b gene encoding LHFPL tetraspan subfamily member 3 protein isoform X1, whose amino-acid sequence MFSEVSAVVMQPHATEVARLYQTEFIRSARAVGVLWAVCTLCFAVIEVVILIQPSWVGTRELRYRGGGGGSAPQAGTLGLFEVCVESDWPVPECRGSLRTLTPLPAFQSPAVLVCMSLTMVWASVGCLCLFRFCNAATVYKICAWLQLTAGFCLALACVLFPDSWECAEMRALCGESVTSFSAGNCSVHWAYVLAMLGVLDAAILSTLAFVLGNRQDALLPDDAKDGEVTGLLLEA is encoded by the exons ATGTTTTCTGAGGTCTCTGCAGTGGTCATGCAGCCCCACGCGACAGAGGTGGCGCGTCTCTACCAGACGGAGTTTATCCGCAGTGCCCGAGCTGTGGGTGTCCTGTGGGCTGTGTGCACGCTCTGCTTCGCTGTCATCGAGGTGGTCATCTTAATCCAGCCGTCCTGGGTGGGCACAAGAGAGCTGCGATACCGTGGCGGGGGCGGGGGTTCAGCCCCTCAGGCTGGGACGCTGGGTCTGTTCGAGGTGTGTGTAGAGTCAGACTGGCCCGTGCCTGAGTGCAGAGGATCTCTCCGCACCCTGACCCCTCTGCCCGCCTTCCAGTCCCCTGCTGTGCTGGTCTGCATGTCCCTGACCATGGTATGGGCCAGTGTCGGCTGCCTATGTCTCTTTCGCTTCTGCAATGCTGCCACCGTGTATAAAATCTGCGCCTGGCTGCAGCTGACGGCAG GTTTCTGTCTGGCTCTGGCATGCGTGTTGTTCCCGGACTCATGGGAGTGTGCGGAGATGAGAGCTCTGTGTGGAGAGAGTGTGACCAGCTTCTCTGCAGGGAACTGCTCTGTCCACTGGGCCTATGTTCTAGCCATGCTGGGGGTGCTGGACGCTGCAATCCTTTCCACGCTTGCTTTTGTCCTTGGAAATCGGCAAGATGCACTTCTCCCAGATGATGCCAAGGATGGTGAgg TGACTGGGCTGCTGCTGGAGGCATaa
- the lhfpl4b gene encoding LHFPL tetraspan subfamily member 3 protein isoform X2 yields MFSEVSAVVMQPHATEVARLYQTEFIRSARAVGVLWAVCTLCFAVIEVVILIQPSWVGTRELRYRGGGGGSAPQAGTLGLFEVCVESDWPVPECRGSLRTLTPLPAFQSPAVLVCMSLTMVWASVGCLCLFRFCNAATVYKICAWLQLTAGFCLALACVLFPDSWECAEMRALCGESVTSFSAGNCSVHWAYVLAMLGVLDAAILSTLAFVLGNRQDALLPDDAKDVTGLLLEA; encoded by the exons ATGTTTTCTGAGGTCTCTGCAGTGGTCATGCAGCCCCACGCGACAGAGGTGGCGCGTCTCTACCAGACGGAGTTTATCCGCAGTGCCCGAGCTGTGGGTGTCCTGTGGGCTGTGTGCACGCTCTGCTTCGCTGTCATCGAGGTGGTCATCTTAATCCAGCCGTCCTGGGTGGGCACAAGAGAGCTGCGATACCGTGGCGGGGGCGGGGGTTCAGCCCCTCAGGCTGGGACGCTGGGTCTGTTCGAGGTGTGTGTAGAGTCAGACTGGCCCGTGCCTGAGTGCAGAGGATCTCTCCGCACCCTGACCCCTCTGCCCGCCTTCCAGTCCCCTGCTGTGCTGGTCTGCATGTCCCTGACCATGGTATGGGCCAGTGTCGGCTGCCTATGTCTCTTTCGCTTCTGCAATGCTGCCACCGTGTATAAAATCTGCGCCTGGCTGCAGCTGACGGCAG GTTTCTGTCTGGCTCTGGCATGCGTGTTGTTCCCGGACTCATGGGAGTGTGCGGAGATGAGAGCTCTGTGTGGAGAGAGTGTGACCAGCTTCTCTGCAGGGAACTGCTCTGTCCACTGGGCCTATGTTCTAGCCATGCTGGGGGTGCTGGACGCTGCAATCCTTTCCACGCTTGCTTTTGTCCTTGGAAATCGGCAAGATGCACTTCTCCCAGATGATGCCAAGGATG TGACTGGGCTGCTGCTGGAGGCATaa